CGCTACACGACGGTTGAAATCGACGCAACCTTTTACGGGACGCCGAAGCGGGACACGGTTGCGCGATGGCGTGACCAGACGCCGGAGGGTTTTGTCTTCGCGGTCAAGGCCCCCAAAACCGTCACGCACGAGAAGTGTCTGGAGGGCTGCGCAGCGGATATGGAGGCGTACCTGGGCACGATGGCTCTCCTGGCCGGGAGACTTGGCCCCGTGCTGCTGCAATTCCCTTATTTTGCGAAGGCACGCGGCGTTCACGTGCAGGAGTTCCTGGACCGGCTGGGCCCGTTCCTGGAGACGTTGCCCCGAGGCGAACCGCGTTTTGCGGTCGAGGTGCGCAACAAGACGTGGCTGCGCCCGGCGCTGTTCGACCTGCTGCGGGCACACGGTGTGGCGCTCGCGCTCATCGACCATCCGTGGATGCCGCGTCCGGACGCGTTGTTCCGGCACGATGGCGTCGTGACCGCGGATTTCGTCTATATCCGCTGGCTGGGCGACCGGAAGGGGATTGAGAAGCTGACGACGATATGGGGTGAGCCGGTCATCGACCGCGCGCGCGACCTTGAGGAATGGATCCCGCCCATCAAAACGTTGTTGGACAGAAAAGTGCAGGTCTTTGGTTACGTGAACAATCACTATTCGGGCCATGCGCCGCATGATTTGGAACTGTTGCTGCGGAAGTTGAACCCGTCAGGAGCCGTGTAAAAATCACGGGCGATTCTGCTAGACTGCGGCGCGGCCGACGGGGCCCCGGCCGTGGACGGTCTGTCGACTGCGCTTCCATCCCGACCAAGGATTATCCCGGCCGTCCGGTTTGCGCGGTTATCCGGCCCTGAGTCCTGCTTAGAAACACAGCTAGGAGCATTGGATGACTGTTTCAGCCACAATCGAGCGGCCCTTGCGCGTCGCGATTATTGGCAGTGGCCCGAGCGGCTTTTATGCGGCGGACGCGCTGTTCAAGAGCGGGATCGTGGCGGACGTAGACATGTTTGACCGGCTGCCGACGCCGTTCGGGCTCGTACGGGGCGGGGTGGCGCCGGATCACCCGCGCATCCGCAACGTGATCCAGGTGTACGAGCGCATCGCTTCAAATGAGCGCTTCCGGTTCCTGGGCAACGTGGAAGTGGGCTACCACGTTACGGTGCCCGAACTGCAGCGGTACTACGACGCGCTGCTGCTGGCGTGCGGCACCGAAACGGACCAGCGCATGGCCATTGCGGGCGAGGAACTGCCCGGAAGCCACGGGGCGACGCAATTCGTCGGCTGGTACAACGGCCATCCCGACTACCGGCATCTGACCTTCGACCTTTCACAGGAGGTCGCGGTCATCGTGGGCGCGGGCAATGTCGCCATCGACGTGGCGCGCATCCTGTGCAAGTCGGTGAAGGAACTGCGGCACACGGAGATCGCGCAGCACGCGCTGGATGCGCTTTCGGAGAGCCGCATCCGCGACGTATACATCGTCGCGCGCCGGGGGCCGGCCCAGGCGAAGTTCACGACGAAAGAGTTGAAGGAACTGGGCGAGCTGGCTGATTGCGCCCCGCTCGTAGACCCGGAAGACCTGCGCATCGCGCCCGAGGACGAGGAAGACTTCAAGGACCCGACGAAAGCAAACAACCTGAAATACCTGGGCGAATTCGCGGCGCGGCCGCCTTGTCCGGACAAGCGCAAGCGCCTGCACTTCAAGTTTCTGTGGAGCCCAATCAAGCTGCGCGGCGTGGGCCGTCTGCAGGAAGTCTTGCTGGGCCGCAACGAACTGGCCGGCCCCGCGGGCAGCCGCCACGCGCGCAGCACGGGCGAGACGATGCGCCTGCCCTGCGGCCTGTTGTTCCGCAGCATAGGCTACCGCGGTGTGCCGCTGCCCGGCGTGCCGTTCAACGAGCGCTACGGCGTGATCCCGAACGAAGGCGGGCGCGTCACGGAGAACGGCAAACCCGTCACCGGCCTCTACGTCGCGGGGTGGATCAAGCGCGGCCCGACGGGCATCATCGGGACCAACAAGCCGTGCAGCGCGGAGACGGTCGAACGCCTCGTCGAGGATCTGCCGAAGCTGGTTCCATGCGCGGTGCCGGACACGCAGCCGCTGCTCGACCTGTTGCGCGACCGCGGGTCGCGCCCCGTCAGCATGGCCGACTGGCGCGTCATCGATGAGGCCGAAATCGCGCGCGGCCAGGCGGTCAAGAAGCCGCGCGAACGGTTCACGCACTATCATGAAATGCTGTCGCTGCTGGACTAGCGCGGCAGCGGCCAGTGCGGCGATTCCGTGCGCTGCACGCGGAAAAGCCGCGCTGCGCGCGCGACGAGGTCCAGGTGCGCGGAGGCGATGTCCTGCCGTTCGCCCGGGTCCGCCTCAAGGTCGTAGACCTCGATAGGAGTTTCCGTGCCGGGGCGTACGGCCTTGTAGGTTCCGATTCTCACGGCCTGCTTGAATCCGCCCTCATGGAACTCCCAATACAGGAACTCGTGCCCGATTTGCCTGCCTTCTTCGCCCAACAGCGCCGGCGCGAAAGAGACGCCGTCCAGGTTTGGCGGCGGCTCCGCGCCCGCGAGTTCCGCGGCGGTGGGCAGAAAGTCCCAGAAGGCGCAGACGTGGTCGCTGGTCGCGCCGGCGGCGATCCTGCCCGGCGCCCAGGCGACCAGCGGCACGCGAATGCCGCCGTCGTACAAGTCGCGCTTGATGCCGCGCAGCGGCCCCGAACTCTTGAAGAAGGCCGGGTCGGCGCCGCCCTCTTTGTGCGGTCCGTTGTCGCTGGAGAAGAAAACAATGGTGTTATCGGCGAGGCCCCGGTCGCGCAGCCGGTCGAGCACGCGGCCCACGTCGCCGTCGAGCCGCGTGATCATGGCGGCGTGGTTCTTCTGCGGCTGCGGCCACGGCTGTTCACCGTAGGGCGCGTCGGACGGCACTTCCATGCCGTTGCCTTCGGCGTTGCCGCGTTCGTTGTTCGCGTGTGGGATGGTGCAGGCCAGATAGAGGAAGAACGGCTGGTTCTGCTGCCTGTCGATGAATTGGAGCGCTTCCTCCGTGAAAAGATCGTTGCTGTATCTGTTGCACCGGGCCGCTACGCCGCGTTTCTCGCTCTGCACGTTCTCTTCGAACGCGACCCGTTCTTCGTTACGCCAGAGGTAATCCGGGTAGGAATTGTGCGCGTGGCCCTGGTTGAGATAGCCGAAGAAGTAATCGAAGCCTTGCCGGTTCGGCAGTCCCGTCGTGTCCGGTTCGCCAAGGCCCCACTTGCCAATCAGCGCCGTGGCGTAGCCCGCGCCGCGCAACACTTCGGCAACGGTCACGTCTTCCGGCAGCAGCGGCACCAGCTTGTTGCCGCGCACGGTGCAGTGTCCCGTGTGCAGGCCGGTCATCAGCGCGCAACGCGACGGCGCGCACACCGTGCTGCCTGCGTAGGCGCCGGTAAACCGCATGCCTTCGGCGGCCATGGCATCGATCCGGGGGGTGCGAATCCGTGCCTGTCCATAGCAGCCGAGATCGCCGTAACCGAGATCATCCGCCAGGATGAAGACGATATTCGGCGGGCGCCGGACAGGTGCTTCCGCCCCCGCGCCGCCTGGCGGCGCCAGCGTCAACGCGGCCGCGCCCGCAACTGCCCTTTCCAACCATGCGCGACGTGTCAGCTGAGTCATTATCGGATCCCTTTCTTTTCCTGTCTCTATAGCAGCTTGCGGACACGCTCCGCGGAGATTCGCGCCGCGTTTTGCACGCGGGTCTCGTCCAAAGATAGCAGAGATTCGCGGTCTTGTTCCTCGCCGCGTTGATGACATAAGCTAGCCGACGGAGCGGTGTTCTATTGGCGGGGCGCGGGGAGGCGGAAGGATATGGCCAGAATCTGCTCGACAACTCCGTTAGGACTGCTGGCAGCGCTCGTGAGCGCGGGCGCGCACGCGGAACTGCAAAACGTCTCGATTGGCGGGCAGATCACCATCCTGGGCGAGTACTACCGCCATGCCTATCCCGCGGAAGCCGAGTTGCGCCGGCCCGCCTCCTGGTTTTGGGGCAGGCCCCTCGGGACGGAAGGGAACGCGCTCTACAGCGGTTATGGTTGGGACGACCGCGTGGGCGGCTACACGCTCGTTAGCCAATGGACGCGGCTGCACCTGTCGGCGGATTTCACGGACGACGTAGGCGTTTTCATCGAATGCGACAGCGTCGGGGTCTGGAGTGAGGATTTCCGCTCCAACTACGTGAGCGGCGTCGACGCGCGAGGGACATCCGTGGATGATGTCGAGGTGTACCAGGCTTACGTCGACGCCGGGAATCCTTTCGATTTGCCGCTTCATCTGCGCCTGGGCCGGCAGGAACTCGCCTTCGGCAGCGAGTGGCTCGCCGGCAACAACGACTACGGGGCGATCCCCCTTTATGGCCTTTCCTTTGACGCCGTCCGTCTTACCTGTGCGACAGAAGCGGTCAGCCTCGACGCCTGGTGGTCTAAACTGGCGGAAAACGGCGCGGTCGAAGAAGACGGCGACGTGGGTTTCGGCGGTGTTTACGCGAGCTACCTGGGCCTCGAGAATATTGTGTTCGATGGCTACTGGCTCTGGCTTCGCGATGCGGGCACGCTGGAAGACGTGGAATCCGGCCTGATTGGCGAATGGTTCGAGAGCCTTGTCGGCGTTGACGACTACGGCACGACGAACATTCATACGGCCGGCCTGCGCGCCGCCGGCGAGG
Above is a genomic segment from Candidatus Hydrogenedentota bacterium containing:
- a CDS encoding arylsulfatase produces the protein MTQLTRRAWLERAVAGAAALTLAPPGGAGAEAPVRRPPNIVFILADDLGYGDLGCYGQARIRTPRIDAMAAEGMRFTGAYAGSTVCAPSRCALMTGLHTGHCTVRGNKLVPLLPEDVTVAEVLRGAGYATALIGKWGLGEPDTTGLPNRQGFDYFFGYLNQGHAHNSYPDYLWRNEERVAFEENVQSEKRGVAARCNRYSNDLFTEEALQFIDRQQNQPFFLYLACTIPHANNERGNAEGNGMEVPSDAPYGEQPWPQPQKNHAAMITRLDGDVGRVLDRLRDRGLADNTIVFFSSDNGPHKEGGADPAFFKSSGPLRGIKRDLYDGGIRVPLVAWAPGRIAAGATSDHVCAFWDFLPTAAELAGAEPPPNLDGVSFAPALLGEEGRQIGHEFLYWEFHEGGFKQAVRIGTYKAVRPGTETPIEVYDLEADPGERQDIASAHLDLVARAARLFRVQRTESPHWPLPR
- a CDS encoding DUF72 domain-containing protein, which produces METPRHGLRLGTCSWTAKGWEATFYGHDTRPAEYLSAYARRYTTVEIDATFYGTPKRDTVARWRDQTPEGFVFAVKAPKTVTHEKCLEGCAADMEAYLGTMALLAGRLGPVLLQFPYFAKARGVHVQEFLDRLGPFLETLPRGEPRFAVEVRNKTWLRPALFDLLRAHGVALALIDHPWMPRPDALFRHDGVVTADFVYIRWLGDRKGIEKLTTIWGEPVIDRARDLEEWIPPIKTLLDRKVQVFGYVNNHYSGHAPHDLELLLRKLNPSGAV
- a CDS encoding alginate export family protein yields the protein MARICSTTPLGLLAALVSAGAHAELQNVSIGGQITILGEYYRHAYPAEAELRRPASWFWGRPLGTEGNALYSGYGWDDRVGGYTLVSQWTRLHLSADFTDDVGVFIECDSVGVWSEDFRSNYVSGVDARGTSVDDVEVYQAYVDAGNPFDLPLHLRLGRQELAFGSEWLAGNNDYGAIPLYGLSFDAVRLTCATEAVSLDAWWSKLAENGAVEEDGDVGFGGVYASYLGLENIVFDGYWLWLRDAGTLEDVESGLIGEWFESLVGVDDYGTTNIHTAGLRAAGEVGAFDFDAEVAYQWGDADRAGYLFRPVLYGDEGAEYGAWAVRVESGYTWETAWTPRIHAGYAYCGGEDRRDIAFETWLEALFNPFYRASSVSFNRLFSDVYLSNFLDGTDLSNVHVFSAGIGAMPTESLEMSLLLSHLRADEPFARPVVPWIAFLSRTNNASLGWETYIDATYYYSDDVYFCAGWSHLFAGEGLRRGHFVQANGLDFNGGSDDDDADYFFFETGIIF
- a CDS encoding FAD-dependent oxidoreductase, with protein sequence MTVSATIERPLRVAIIGSGPSGFYAADALFKSGIVADVDMFDRLPTPFGLVRGGVAPDHPRIRNVIQVYERIASNERFRFLGNVEVGYHVTVPELQRYYDALLLACGTETDQRMAIAGEELPGSHGATQFVGWYNGHPDYRHLTFDLSQEVAVIVGAGNVAIDVARILCKSVKELRHTEIAQHALDALSESRIRDVYIVARRGPAQAKFTTKELKELGELADCAPLVDPEDLRIAPEDEEDFKDPTKANNLKYLGEFAARPPCPDKRKRLHFKFLWSPIKLRGVGRLQEVLLGRNELAGPAGSRHARSTGETMRLPCGLLFRSIGYRGVPLPGVPFNERYGVIPNEGGRVTENGKPVTGLYVAGWIKRGPTGIIGTNKPCSAETVERLVEDLPKLVPCAVPDTQPLLDLLRDRGSRPVSMADWRVIDEAEIARGQAVKKPRERFTHYHEMLSLLD